The Rhododendron vialii isolate Sample 1 chromosome 6a, ASM3025357v1 genome includes a window with the following:
- the LOC131331178 gene encoding patatin-like protein 2, translated as MERVLLDSTSSSVVKIQPPTYGNLVTVLSIDGGGIRGIIPATVLAFLESQLQELDGEHARLADYFDVIAGTSTGDLVTAMLTVPNEINRPLFTAKEIKQFYMEHSPKIFSRKGGVFGSILRLLKVIMGPKYNGKYLHGIIREKLGETWLHQTLTNVVIPTFDIKHLQPTIFSTYEVKKSPELDARLYDICISTSAAPTYLPAHQFNNPDGEGNVHEFNLIDGGVAANNPALVAISQVTKQIFSENPEFFPIKPMDYGRFLVISLGTGSPKVEEKYSAKMAAKWGVLGWLLHGGSTPLVDVFTQASADMVDFHISVVFQVLQSKDNYLRIQEDTLTGTDASIDVSTRKKLNKLVEIGESLLKKPISRVNLETGLAEPIGNGGTNEDALKKFARLLSEERRLRELKSPHTNKV; from the exons ATGGAGAGAGTACTGCTGGATTCAACTTCTTCATCTGTTGTTAAAATTCAGCCACCAACTTATGGAAACTTGGTGACAGTTCTGAGCATCGATGGAGGTGGTATTAGAGGAATCATTCCTGCGACTGTCCTTGCATTCCTTGAATCCCAACTTCAG GAGTTAGATGGAGAACATGCAAGACTTGCTGATTACTTTGATGTGATTGCGGGAACAAGCACCGGTGATCTTGTGACAGCTATGTTAACTGTTCCAAATGAAATCAACCGCCCTCTCTTTACTGCAAAAGAGATCAAACAATTTTACATGGAGCACAGCCCCAAGATCTTCTCGCGCAAAGG GGGTGTATTTGGATCGATACTAAGATTGTTGAAGGTAATAATGGGACCAAAATATAATGGAAAATACCTTCATGGGATTATAAGGGAGAAACTCGGAGAGACATGGTTGCATCAAACCTTAACAAATGTTGTCATTCCAACGTTTGATATCAAGCATTTGCAGCCAACCATTTTTTCCACCTatgag GTGAAGAAATCACCGGAATTGGATGCTCGATTGTATGATATATGTATCAGCACATCTGCGGCCCCAACGTATCTTCCAGCCCACCAATTCAACAACCCAGATGGTGAAGGAAACGTTCATGAATTCAATCTAATTGACGGTGGTGTTGCTGCAAATAATCCG GCTTTGGTAGCCATAAGCCAAGTAACAAAGCAGATCTTCAGTGAAAATCCGGAATTCTTCCCAATTAAACCCATGGATTATGGACGATTTCTGGTCATTTCATTAGGCACTGGCTCGCCAAAGGTGGAAGAAAAATACAGTGCTAAAATGGCAGCCAAATGGGGTGTTTTGGGTTGGTTACTCCATGGGGGATCCACTCCTTTAGTTGACGTTTTCACTCAAGCAAGTGCTGATATGGTTGATTTTCATATCTCGGTTGTTTTCCAAGTTCTTCAGTCCAAAGATAATTACCTCCGCATACAA GAAGATACATTAACTGGGACAGATGCTTCTATTGATGTTTCCACGAGGAAGAAATTGAACAAACTCGTTGAAATTGGGGAAAGCTTGTTGAAGAAGCCAATTTCGAGGGTAAATTTGGAAACGGGACTCGCCGAGCCAATTGGAAATGGTGGCACAAATGAAGATGCTTTGAAAAA GTTTGCAAGATTACTGTCGGAGGAAAGGAGGCTTCGAGAGTTAAAATCGCCCCACACAAATAAAGTCTGA
- the LOC131331176 gene encoding patatin-like protein 2: MSTNPKKNKTEEYSIINTVTGKAEIHKLLSKTIKTCFFHSQTSLSLSLSLSLSLTHTHRYWNMESPKSPLQPPTYGNLITVLSIDGGGIRGLIPGTILGFLESELQKLDGEQVRLADYFDIIAGTSTGGLVTAMLTAPGENNRPLFAAKDIKDFYLEHCPKIFPQPSFTPFPNTTKIVKALSGPKYDGKYLHNIAKEKLGNIKLHQALTNIAIPTFDIKKLQPTIFSSYEVKNKPSLDALLSDICIATSAAPTYLPAHTFETKDPDGKVREFNLIDGGVAANNPTLIAIGETTKQIMRGNSDYFAIKQLDYGRLLVISLGTGTHKEEEKYNADGAAKWGLLGWLTNAGSTPLVDVFTQASADMVDYHLSVIFQALHSEKNYLRIQEDTLTGVVSSVDIATKENLEALVKVGENLLKKPVARVNLETGLVESSDQETNEQALQRFAKLLSDEKRLRDIRSPSPHGLTINPKGFKLSLVPEAYSSTAQK; encoded by the exons ATGTCGACAAACCCGAAGAAGAATAAGACTGAAGAGTACTCTATTATAAATACCGTAACAGGCAAAGCAGAAATACACAAACTTCTGAGCAAAACTATCAAAACTTGTTTCTTTCACAGccaaacctctctctctctctctctctctctctctctctctctcacacacacacacagatattGGAATATGGAGAGTCCAAAGTCACCACTTCAGCCCCCAACTTATGGAAACCTAATCACAGTTCTCAGCATTGATGGAGGTGGAATAAGAGGACTTATCCCAGGGACTATCCTCGGCTTCCTGGAGTCTGAACTTCAG AAGCTGGATGGTGAGCAAGTAAGACTTGCAGATTACTTTGATATTATTGCCGGAACAAGCACAGGTGGTCTTGTGACCGCGATGTTAACAGCACCTGGCGAAAATAACCGCCCCTTGTTTGCCGCTAAAGACATTAAAGACTTCTACCTTGAGCACTGCCCTAAAATATTCCCACAACCCAG CTTCACACCATTTCCTAACACTACAAAGATAGTAAAAGCCTTATCAGGACCAAAATATGATGGGAAGTATCTCCACAACATTGCCAAAGAAAAGCTTGGAAATATAAAGCTACACCAGGCCTTGACTAATATTGCGATTCCTACTTTCGACATCAAGAAACTCCAACCGACCATCTTTTCCTCCTACGAG gTGAAGAATAAGCCAAGCTTGGACGCATTACTCTCAGATATATGCATTGCAACCTCAGCAGCACCAACTTATCTTCCTGCACATACTTTTGAAACCAAGGACCCTGATGGAAAAGTGAGGGAATTTAACCTAATTGATGGTGGCGTAGCTGCAAATAATCCG ACTTTAATTGCAATTGGGGAAACAACAAAGCAGATCATGAGGGGAAACTCAGACTATTTCGCAATAAAGCAATTGGACTATGGTCGACTCCTGGTTATATCATTGGGAACTGGCACACACAAAGAGGAAGAGAAATACAATGCAGATGGAGCAGCTAAATGGGGTTTATTGGGGTGGTTAACAAATGCTGGCTCCACGCCTTTGGTAGATGTTTTTACCCAAGCCAGTGCTGACATGGTTGACTACCACCTTAGTGTCATTTTCCAAGCCCTCCACTCTGAAAAGAATTATCTGCGAATTCAG GAGGACACTTTAACAGGGGTAGTATCATCTGTTGATATAGCTACCAAAGAAAATTTGGAGGCTCTAGTCAAAGTTGGTGAGAATTTACTCAAGAAACCAGTGGCGAGGGTAAATTTGGAAACAGGTCTTGTGGAATCTTCTGATCAGGAGACTAATGAACAAGCTCTCCaaag GTTTGCAAAACTACTCTCCGATGAGAAGCGACTTCGTGATATCAGATCTCCATCTCCCCATGGGCTCACCATAAATCCGAAGGGTTTTAAACTAAGTTTAGTTCCTGAGGCATATTCCAGTACTGCTCAAAAGTGA
- the LOC131331180 gene encoding 26S proteasome non-ATPase regulatory subunit 14 homolog, with the protein MSGMERLQRMFAGAGGALGHPPPDSPTLDSSEQVYISSLALLKMLKHGRAGVPMEVMGLMLGEFVDEYTVRVVDVFAMPQSGTGVSVEAVDHVFQTNMLDMLKQTGRPEMVVGWYHSHPGFGCWLSGVDINTQQSFEALNQRAVAVVVDPIQSVKGKVVIDAFRLINPQTMMLGQEPRQTTSNLGHLNKPSIQALIHGLNRHYYSIAINYRKNELEEKMLLNLHKKKWTDGLTLQRFDTHSKTNEQTVQEMLNLAIKYNKAVQEEDELPPEKLAIANVGRQDAKKHLEEHVSNLMSSNIIQTLGTMLDTVVF; encoded by the exons atgtcGGGGATGGAGAGATTGCAGAGGATGTTCGCCGGCGCCGGCGGCGCGTTAGGACACCCGCCGCCGGACTCGCCGACTCTCGATTCGTCGGAGCAAGTTTACATCTCTTCCCTCGCCCTCCTCAAGATGCTCAAGCACG GTAGGGCTGGGGTGCCGATGGAAGTGATGGGGCTGATGCTGGGCGAATTTGTGGATGAGTACACTGTCCGCGTCGTTGACGTGTTTGCGATGCCTCAGAGTGGTACCGGTGTTAGTGTTGAAGCTGTTGATCATGTTTTCCAGACTAATATGCTTGACATGCTCAAACAAACTGGAAG ACCAGAAATGGTGGTTGGATGGTATCATTCACATCCTGGATTTGGCTGCTGGCTCTCTGGTGTGGACATTAACACTCAACAG AGTTTTGAAGCTTTGAATCAACGTGCCGTGGCAGTTGTGGTGGATCCCATACAGAGCGTGAAGGGGAAAGTGGTCATTGATGCATTCCGTTTAATCAACCCACAAACTATGATGCTTGGCCAAGAGCCGAGGCAGACAACATCAAACCTTGGTCATCTGAACAAGCCATCCATTCAA GCATTAATCCACGGGCTGAACAGGCATTATTATTCAATAGCCATAAATTACAGGAAGAATGAACTTGAGGAGAAAATGTTACTGAACCTTCACAAGAAGAAGTGGACTGATGGATTGACGCTCCAACGTTTTGATACCCATTCCAAAACCAATGAGCAGACTGTTCAG GAGATGCTGAATCTAGCTATTAAGTATAACAAGGCAGTGCAGGAAGAGGATGAGTTGCCGCCGGAGAAGCTAGCTATTGCAAATGTTGGAAGGCAGGATGCCAAGAAACATCTCGAAGAACACGTCTCCAACTTGATGTCTTCCAACATTATTCAGACTCTGGGCACCATGCTCGACACAGTTGTGTTCTAA